The proteins below are encoded in one region of Lagenorhynchus albirostris chromosome 7, mLagAlb1.1, whole genome shotgun sequence:
- the EGR3 gene encoding early growth response protein 3 isoform X2 — MEPCAAWSPRGGRENVMDIGLTNEKPNPELSYSGSFQPAPGNKTVTYLGKFAFDSPSNWCQDNIISLMSAGILGVPPASGALSTQTSTASMVQPPQGEVEAMYPALPPYSNCSDLYSEPVSFHDPQGNPGLAYSPQDYQSAKPALDSNLFPMIPDYNLYHHPNDMGSIPEHKPFQGMDPIRVNPPPITPLETIKAFKDKQIHPGFGSLPQPPLTLKPIRPRKYPNRPSKTPLHERPHACPAEGCDRRFSRSDELTRHLRIHTGHKPFQCRICMRSFSRSDHLTTHIRTHTGEKPFACEFCGRKFARSDERKRHAKIHLKQKEKKAEKGGAPSASSAAPVSLAPVVTTCA; from the exons ATGGAGCCATGTGCGGCGTGGAGTCCCCGCGGTGGGAGAG AGAATGTGATGGACATCGGTCTGACCAACGAGAAGCCCAACCCGGAACTCTCTTATTCGGGCTCCTTCcagccagcccctggcaacaagACCGTGACCTACTTGGGAAAGTTCGCCTTTGACTCCCCTTCCAACTGGTGCCAGGACAACATCATTAGCCTCATGAGCGCCGGCATCTTGGGGGTGCCCCCGGCCTCTGGGGCACTCAGCACGCAAACCTCCACAGCCAGCATGGTGCAGCCGCCGCAGGGGGAAGTGGAGGCCATGTATCCGGCGCTGCCCCCCTATTCTAACTGCAGTGATCTCTACTCGGAGCCTGTGTCTTTCCACGATCCCCAGGGCAACCCCGGGCTCGCCTATTCCCCCCAGGATTACCAATCGGCCAAACCGGCCTTGGACAGCAATCTCTTCCCCATGATTCCTGACTACAACCTATACCACCACCCCAACGACATGGGCTCCATTCCGGAGCACAAGCCCTTCCAGGGCATGGACCCCATCCGGGTCAACCCGCCCCCTATTACCCCCCTGGAGACCATCAAGGCATTCAAAGACAAGCAGATCCACCCGGGCTTTGGCAGCCTGCCCCAGCCACCGCTCACGCTCAAGCCCATCCGGCCCCGCAAGTACCCCAACCGACCCAGCAAGACCCCGCTACACGAGCGGCCCCACGCGTGTCCGGCGGAGGGCTGCGACCGCCGTTTCAGCCGCTCGGACGAGCTGACCCGGCATCTGCGCATCCACACGGGCCACAAGCCCTTCCAGTGCCGGATCTGCATGCGGAGCTTCAGCCGCAGCGACCACCTTACCACTCACATCCGCACGCATACGGGCGAGAAGCCCTTTGCCTGCGAATTCTGCGGGCGCAAGTTTGCGCGCAGCGACGAGCGCAAGCGCCACGCCAAAATCCACCtcaagcaaaaggagaagaaggCGGAGAAGGGGGGTGCGCCTTCTGCGTCCTCGGCGGCCCCGGTGTCCCTGGCCCCTGTGGTCACCACCTGCGCCTGA
- the EGR3 gene encoding early growth response protein 3 isoform X1 translates to MTGKLAEKLPVTMSSLLNQLPDNLYPEEIPSALNLFSGSSDSVAHYNQMATENVMDIGLTNEKPNPELSYSGSFQPAPGNKTVTYLGKFAFDSPSNWCQDNIISLMSAGILGVPPASGALSTQTSTASMVQPPQGEVEAMYPALPPYSNCSDLYSEPVSFHDPQGNPGLAYSPQDYQSAKPALDSNLFPMIPDYNLYHHPNDMGSIPEHKPFQGMDPIRVNPPPITPLETIKAFKDKQIHPGFGSLPQPPLTLKPIRPRKYPNRPSKTPLHERPHACPAEGCDRRFSRSDELTRHLRIHTGHKPFQCRICMRSFSRSDHLTTHIRTHTGEKPFACEFCGRKFARSDERKRHAKIHLKQKEKKAEKGGAPSASSAAPVSLAPVVTTCA, encoded by the exons ATGACCGGCAAACTCGCCGAGAAGCTGCCGGTGACCATGAGCAGTTTGCTAAACCAACTGCCTGACAATCTGTACCCCGAGGAGATCCCCAGCGCGCTCAACCTCTTTTCTGGCAGCAGCGACTCGGTAGCCCATTACAATCAGATGGCTACAG AGAATGTGATGGACATCGGTCTGACCAACGAGAAGCCCAACCCGGAACTCTCTTATTCGGGCTCCTTCcagccagcccctggcaacaagACCGTGACCTACTTGGGAAAGTTCGCCTTTGACTCCCCTTCCAACTGGTGCCAGGACAACATCATTAGCCTCATGAGCGCCGGCATCTTGGGGGTGCCCCCGGCCTCTGGGGCACTCAGCACGCAAACCTCCACAGCCAGCATGGTGCAGCCGCCGCAGGGGGAAGTGGAGGCCATGTATCCGGCGCTGCCCCCCTATTCTAACTGCAGTGATCTCTACTCGGAGCCTGTGTCTTTCCACGATCCCCAGGGCAACCCCGGGCTCGCCTATTCCCCCCAGGATTACCAATCGGCCAAACCGGCCTTGGACAGCAATCTCTTCCCCATGATTCCTGACTACAACCTATACCACCACCCCAACGACATGGGCTCCATTCCGGAGCACAAGCCCTTCCAGGGCATGGACCCCATCCGGGTCAACCCGCCCCCTATTACCCCCCTGGAGACCATCAAGGCATTCAAAGACAAGCAGATCCACCCGGGCTTTGGCAGCCTGCCCCAGCCACCGCTCACGCTCAAGCCCATCCGGCCCCGCAAGTACCCCAACCGACCCAGCAAGACCCCGCTACACGAGCGGCCCCACGCGTGTCCGGCGGAGGGCTGCGACCGCCGTTTCAGCCGCTCGGACGAGCTGACCCGGCATCTGCGCATCCACACGGGCCACAAGCCCTTCCAGTGCCGGATCTGCATGCGGAGCTTCAGCCGCAGCGACCACCTTACCACTCACATCCGCACGCATACGGGCGAGAAGCCCTTTGCCTGCGAATTCTGCGGGCGCAAGTTTGCGCGCAGCGACGAGCGCAAGCGCCACGCCAAAATCCACCtcaagcaaaaggagaagaaggCGGAGAAGGGGGGTGCGCCTTCTGCGTCCTCGGCGGCCCCGGTGTCCCTGGCCCCTGTGGTCACCACCTGCGCCTGA